A stretch of the Mycobacterium sp. ITM-2016-00317 genome encodes the following:
- a CDS encoding alpha/beta hydrolase, with protein sequence MDVRSKNNVRVTGRADGRPIMLAHGFGCDQNLWRLVVPLLADRFRLVLFDHVGSGASDPSAWDAQRYTGLQQYADDVLAIVDELELRDVVFVGHSVASMMGVLAAADSPAAFAGLVLLTPSPCYLDDGPYRGGFSRSDIDELLDSIESNYLGWSRAMAPVIMGTPDRPELEAELAETFCRADPVRALTFARATFLSDNRADLARVTVPTTIVECAYDSLAPRDVGAYCHAHIEGSTLVTLDAAGHCPHLSVPEATAAAIADFAESL encoded by the coding sequence ATGGACGTCCGCTCCAAGAACAACGTGCGGGTGACGGGACGGGCCGACGGCCGCCCGATCATGCTCGCCCACGGATTCGGCTGCGACCAGAATCTGTGGCGGCTGGTCGTGCCGCTGCTGGCCGACCGGTTCCGTCTCGTCCTGTTCGACCACGTCGGTTCGGGCGCCTCGGATCCGTCGGCCTGGGACGCGCAGCGCTACACCGGCCTGCAGCAGTACGCCGACGACGTGCTGGCGATCGTCGACGAACTGGAGCTGCGCGACGTCGTGTTCGTCGGCCATTCGGTGGCATCGATGATGGGTGTGCTCGCCGCCGCGGACTCCCCCGCCGCGTTCGCCGGGCTGGTCCTGCTCACCCCGTCGCCGTGTTATCTGGACGACGGGCCGTACCGCGGCGGGTTCAGCCGGTCCGACATCGACGAACTGCTGGATTCCATCGAGAGCAACTACCTGGGCTGGTCGCGCGCGATGGCGCCGGTGATCATGGGGACCCCCGATCGCCCGGAGCTGGAAGCCGAACTGGCAGAAACGTTCTGCCGCGCCGATCCGGTCCGGGCGCTGACATTCGCCCGCGCCACGTTCCTGTCCGACAACCGGGCCGATCTGGCCCGCGTCACCGTGCCCACCACGATCGTCGAATGCGCCTACGACTCCCTGGCGCCCCGTGACGTGGGCGCCTACTGCCACGCCCACATCGAGGGCAGCACGCTGGTGACGCTGGACGCGGCGGGCCACTGCCCCCACCTGAGCGTCCCCGAGGCGACCGCGGCCGCCATCGCGGACTTCGCCGAGAGCCTGTGA
- a CDS encoding SpoIIE family protein phosphatase, translated as MTDPRRRHFPDAVDDFFDNAPCGLLLTGPDGRITLANHTFAGWVGHPPQELAGRRFPDLLAAGSRIHYETHFAPLLQMTGSLTGITLDLIGEDGSRLPVFVTANVRTGADGAPVALRITVQDATERRSYERQLLEARRVADRERERVQLLAATLQRSLVPPSLTPPDGLVAAAHYHTASPDDVGGDFYDLFPLTRHKWGIFLGDVSGKGAGAAAVTSLTRYTLRAAAAYDDDPVTVLHNLDAVLSHEFHGDDPHFCTVLFGVIAPTADGFDVELASGGHPPALLMSASGQTRYVHTTGGQAVGILKKPRFVARTVHLGPGDTLVLYTDGLTEARTGPNRRFDDHDDFLDFARRESPTDAPTFVAAVQRLLDGFGAGLEDDTAVIAVSVPPPT; from the coding sequence GTGACCGACCCACGGCGCCGGCACTTTCCGGACGCGGTCGACGATTTCTTCGACAACGCGCCGTGCGGCCTGCTGCTCACCGGCCCCGACGGCCGCATCACGCTGGCCAACCACACGTTCGCCGGCTGGGTCGGGCATCCGCCGCAGGAGTTGGCGGGACGCCGGTTTCCCGATCTGCTGGCCGCAGGCAGCCGGATCCACTACGAGACGCATTTCGCCCCGCTGCTGCAGATGACCGGTTCCCTCACCGGCATCACCCTCGATCTGATCGGCGAAGACGGTTCGCGGCTACCGGTTTTCGTCACCGCCAACGTCAGGACCGGCGCCGACGGCGCCCCGGTCGCGTTGCGCATCACCGTGCAGGACGCCACGGAACGGCGCTCCTACGAACGCCAGCTGCTGGAGGCGCGCCGCGTCGCCGACCGCGAACGTGAACGCGTGCAACTGCTGGCCGCGACCCTGCAACGCTCGCTGGTGCCACCGAGTCTGACCCCGCCGGACGGCCTGGTGGCCGCGGCGCACTACCACACCGCGTCCCCCGACGACGTCGGCGGAGATTTCTACGACCTGTTCCCGCTGACGCGGCACAAGTGGGGCATCTTCCTCGGCGACGTGTCGGGTAAGGGCGCAGGCGCGGCCGCCGTCACGTCGCTGACCCGCTACACCCTGCGCGCCGCCGCGGCCTACGACGACGACCCGGTCACCGTGCTGCACAACCTCGACGCGGTCCTCAGCCACGAGTTCCACGGCGACGACCCCCACTTCTGCACCGTGCTGTTCGGGGTGATCGCGCCGACCGCCGACGGGTTCGACGTCGAACTGGCCAGCGGCGGGCACCCGCCTGCGCTGCTGATGTCGGCGTCGGGACAGACCCGGTATGTGCACACCACCGGGGGTCAGGCCGTCGGCATTCTCAAGAAGCCGCGGTTCGTGGCGCGGACGGTCCATCTCGGGCCCGGCGACACGCTGGTGCTCTACACCGACGGGCTCACCGAGGCCAGAACCGGGCCGAACCGGCGCTTCGACGATCACGACGACTTCCTCGACTTCGCGCGCCGGGAGAGCCCCACCGACGCGCCGACCTTCGTGGCCGCGGTACAGCGCCTGCTCGACGGCTTCGGTGCGGGCCTGGAAGACGACACCGCGGTGATCGCGGTGAGTGTGCCGCCACCGACCTGA
- a CDS encoding STAS domain-containing protein, whose product MISEQPVPQIVYRKRNMTDEISSPAFPPGRSEVAISTRTVENAEVVTVSGVVDAATAAEVTAALQQVFDAAPAAVVIDLSDVTFLASAGMTVLIKASEQAREQAGSAAGFAVVATGSATKRPLTLVGLDGELNLCETVDEALRRVS is encoded by the coding sequence ATGATCTCAGAACAGCCCGTCCCGCAGATCGTGTACCGAAAGCGCAATATGACCGACGAGATCAGCAGTCCTGCCTTTCCGCCCGGCCGCAGCGAAGTCGCCATCAGCACCCGAACGGTCGAGAACGCCGAGGTGGTGACCGTGTCGGGGGTGGTGGATGCCGCGACCGCTGCCGAGGTCACCGCGGCGCTGCAGCAGGTCTTCGACGCCGCCCCGGCGGCGGTGGTCATCGACCTGTCAGATGTGACGTTTCTGGCGTCGGCCGGGATGACGGTGCTGATCAAGGCCAGCGAGCAGGCCAGAGAACAGGCCGGATCCGCGGCCGGGTTCGCAGTGGTCGCCACCGGCTCGGCGACCAAGAGGCCGCTGACGCTCGTCGGCCTCGACGGCGAACTCAACCTGTGCGAGACCGTGGACGAGGCACTGCGGCGCGTGTCGTGA